The Acanthochromis polyacanthus isolate Apoly-LR-REF ecotype Palm Island chromosome 10, KAUST_Apoly_ChrSc, whole genome shotgun sequence genome includes the window ATAAGTATGATGAGAATGGGATGCAAGTGTGGGTGGAAGTTGCTCCTGCAAATCACAAGAGTCACGTCCCTAAAGTCCACAAGATCAAGGTAAGTTCATTTAATTTACTTTGTTGTTTTCCCTCCATAAATATTAATTCTGTCTGCTTTGAGTTTGAGCCGTTTGTGTAACTTTTATTTGTGTGCTTCAGTGTAAAATGACGATCAAAGACGTGTCAGCTGCTACCATGTACGACGTCATTCATGACGGTCAGTACCGTAAGAAGTGGGATCCTGTCATGTATGAAGGTTTCGACATCGCCCGGCTGTCTAACAATGCTGATGTGGGATATTACTCATGTAAGGACTCTTAatctttgctgttattttcaacCACTCCTCTGTGTGGCCGTAAGAAACATATAGGCCTTACTCCCTTTCACCACTTACACCAAAGAaagactcaaaaaaaaaaaaatagcgaTAGTAGAGAGTTTGAAGGTTAATATTAAGGATCAGCATGGTTATTttagacagactggcgacctgtccagggtgttccctgccttcgctcCAGTCAGCttggataggctccagcaccccccacgaccccagtgaggataaagcggtctATAGagaatgtatggatggatggttatTTTAATACTAAGATCTGATCATAAATCCATACAAATTATAACTACAGAATGGACATCTGAGTGGCTCCTCAGTCATCTGGATCTTTGTGATTCTCAATGTTTCACAGAAGGCAACTGGACTTTTATTGGCTCTTTAAGATATTTCATGTCTAATCTACTGACGTTTcctcagtttttattgtttgtaagTTTTCAAATGGGTTGGCACCACTCGTACAGCAAAATTCTTCCACACTGAGGTCGACCAACCAGATGCTGCTGGATGTTTCGAGATCCAGAAGCGATAGAGTGACTGATCCTAATCTCTGCTATAGTTTACCTTTTGATGCAAGACCTGTTGGTCTTTACTTTGACCACCTGACTCTATTGTTGCGTTGTATCTTCTatgatttttgattttgttgcCTTTTATACAGATTTGTCTTTCAGTCATTGTGCTTTATGTGTCTAATGGGTTGCTTTCTTGATCGTGCAGCACTTTGGTGcaacttttgctgttttaaaatgtgctttatgAGTACATTTGACTGTGGCTTCTAACTGATTGACATGATGAGGTTCTAGGTGTTTATTCTTATTCTCAAACTGGTCTTGAGTCTTTAAGGAAACATAATCTGACAGATGGAGAGTTCAAGGGTTCAATAAccccaaaaacaaaatcaatgttagtttttttttaagcattgcCTTCTTTGTAGATGTactttaaatctgtttaaagaAATAGAATGTACCtatattaatttatatttaCCTTAGTGTCACCACTCTTCCATACATTTCTACTTAATTAAACCCTGTAGTTCCTGTTGGCACTTTCTTAAGCTGACGCGGCCTTCAGGGATGCAGATCGAGTGGCTTCCTGTAACACCGGTGTATTTATTGCCATAACAAAGGGCTGCCCTCGAATGGAAGGTTATGACAGTGAGACTAATGGAGAGAGTCGGCCACAACATAACCAGATTATTAtgtcttctttcttccttcctctaCAGGGGTTTGTCCAAAGCTAATAAAGAAAAGAGATGTTGTGACTCTGCGTTCATGGCAGAAGACAGATGACGAGTACATAATCATGAACTTCTCAGTCAAACACCCGGTAAagctcctcctccacacactcCAGAGCACATAGAAACCACTGCTGTATAAACATACTACACCTATCGCCACAATGTTTTGTgtgcactgattttttttaatagctaCTTTACCTACACGCATGTTTTACCATTTTGACAGTCATATCTTTAATATAAACCTGTTCAGTTGCAGTTCTTGTACTTATTCTGTGCAAATTTTTTGGTTCGATTACAGGAATATCCTCCTAAAAAGGACATTGTGAGAGCAGTTTCCATGCTAACGGGCTATTTCATCAAACACACCGGACCAAATAGCTGCACTTTTATTTACCTTTCACAGGCCGACCCTAAAGGTGAGAGCCGCTTGAGTTATGTTCAAATTAACAGTTCCTCCTGTGCATTATTTTGGAGCTGCTTTAAAAGTTTATCTGTTTTCTTTAGGTTCTCTTCCAAAGTGGGTGGTAAACAGAGCGTCCACGCGTCTGGCTCCTCGGGTACGTGCCGTCACGCAGGAAAAACATTTGTTTACTCGCAGTAAATGCCAGAGTTGAATGTGATGAGGTTAAAGGTGTGTAAGGAGTATCAGCATGTCTTGATGGTGTGAGTGTGAGTCCACGAGGTGATTCAAAAAGTGTGCAAGAGGTGTGTTCGCATGAGGGAGGGGGGGTTTCATGTGTCTTAAAGGACAATGGTAACCATAGAAACACAACTGAACGGCCCATCCCGGTGAGGCTGCTGACAAAGGAGTATCTCAGCTCGAGCTTTGCTGGAAGAACTCGTTCCCCAGGTTTTGTGTCTTCTGCTGATTTGAAACTATGCAGAGCAAAGTGTGTGTGGTGTGAGAAGCTGCCATTGAGAGGCTCGTGCCTTTAATTAAACAGAGATGCCGAACTTCTTCAAAAGTAACTATTACCTCTGTAAACTAACACCATTAAGAAAGAACCTCAaaggtggaaaacagcaaaagatcAAAGAAATAGTTCAATGTAAGTGCATTTAACAAATGACACCATTTCAGCCGGGCTGTGATCCTTTTATCAGGGTTCAGAAGTGAAGAAATCGGTTCCTGTTTAGTTGAGGGAAGTTTTTAGGAAGTAGGCTTCTGGATGTCACCTCTTTGCTGTAATCTAGGAATCAGGTTGCCACCAATGATTATTTACATTGTCACTTTATGTCCCAGTTGCTTTGTCGACTTCATCCAAGTCAAGTCACAGTTATTGAAGTAGCACATTTGCAAAAGCAGACTTTAAGTTAAAGTGTTTTCCATGGCATTAATCTTAAAATTTACCAAACAGGGTTAAATATTCAGACCTTGCAATTTTATATTATACTGAATTGTATTGAATTGAATTAGACTGAAACAAACCTAAATATTCCCTTTGCTCCTGGTGATCCACTCATCACTAATTCTGCGTATCGGACTGAGAAATCCAGCTGCATTTACATTGAAATCCTGGAAATAGTGATTTAACCGATTAAATTTTCTGCtcattgaaagaaaacaaacatagaggagtgacataaaatcacctACAGCGTCCAAAACATCAGTGATGAACCAGATTCAGCGTGCAATCTGGAAGTCAAGAATTTACATTCACCTCTTACGGAAAAGTATTAGCTATGTTTAACTTTCATTCATAGTGACTCAGAGAGCTCTAAGTCGTTTCTCACAATCGGTACAACTCATCTGACTGCTCTCCATTTAATCGGTGTTGCTCAGTGTTCTGTGAGCGGCTTTATCTTGAGCTTTGTTGACCAAGAATGAAGGTGTGGCTGTAACCTTCATTGTCACGCTGCAGCCCTCTGATAATCTTGTCTTCTGCATCCAGGCGATGAGGTGTGTGCACAAGGCTGGCCGGGACTACCCCGAGTGGAAGAAGCAGAACTCTCCCAACCAGAAGCCCTGGCTCTACCCCGAGCAGAGCGACCTGCCCATGATGGACCCTGCCGAGCTGTCGATACAGAGGGCGGACGAGCTGGAGAACGTGGACGAAAGCTTCAAGGTGGACGCGGAGGACAGCGAGGACAGCAGCTAAATCGGACAGCAGCTAAATCGGCCCCCAGTGACGGGAGGAAGGGTGGccgagaaggagagagagagtgggagaTGGACTGTATATactcatggaaaaaaataagactTTAGACCTCCAGCTCTCTGTGAGATCACCCGAGTCCTCCAGCTTTCCAAATCAGTGTGTGCCTTTTGGGATGAGCAAGAGCATGAAGTGTTTACAACTGTCTTAGCAGATGGAACACAGATCAAGTTCACCTCAGTCCGTGTTGAGCTAAACGTCTCTCACTACCACGGTGAAATTACAATGTGCAGGGTTGGAGGTGTCGGGGTCTGACATTGTTACAGCACTACATTTACAACTGGCCCTCTGTCAGGCCATTTTTATTTGCAACTACATGaaatacacaacaaaagaaGTGAAGCATCCACTTGTGGTTGACCACAAGTGACTGTGAATGGAATAAGATTAGGTACTGAAGTTAAAGTTCCGTACTTCTGACACTTATTTTGTTACAGCAGTAATTAAGAAGaaccatttttttccttctggaGGGTGTACTAGGCAGACAGTTGAAACAGTCACCACATTTTGTTTAGTCGTATTAATATGTTCACattgctataaaaaaaaaaaacaggtttcaTGTTGATGAGTTACCATGAAACTTGTTACGCTTGAAAAGGTTTTGGGTTTGTGCAGCAGCTTTGGCTGTTGGTATGAAGTCTGTctttcagaaatacagtttttgaGCTGAATGCAACTTCATTTGCAACtgcttttaaatgtgaacattttatcGTTAACCCGAAGttgattttatttacagtttagagAGCAGCTTTgctttaaatttgttttcactgtgtAATGAACAAGACTTTTTGGAGGTTCGTAGGATTTTACTCAGATGTGCAATCTAAGCATCGTCAGTTATACAAGTGCTGGATTTCCATTGACTTTGCAGTGAGGACATGAGAATGAACATCTAGCTAGGCTGTGTTAGCATGTAAAATGTACATAGCAATATCAATTTACCTGAAGGATTGGAACAACCATAAAGGgtatcttttattttatttatttatttgaagtaAGCACACCATCAGATCAAGTCATGATGGACAACAGGCCCTGGAATGAAGCCCTGCTGGCTGAGAAcactatattttatttttctttaaaatatttaagataCGAAGGTTGCACTgtcttggctgtttttttttttaaataaatcttacAAGGTTGACATACTTTAGTAATCGCTGTCATTGACTGCATTCCTCTTAAGTTACAGTCACTCTCAGGAGAAACTAACCTACGAAGTGGAACAAGTTTCACTGCTCGtaccagaaaaaaacagttcatGTCCAGCTCTGGTGCAGGTTCTCCAActatacagggtgacccaaaagtaactataatccaaatattaaaatgttatttcaataaatcagcaccacagatatattcagaagagtaacagactagtgtaaaacaaacatatttcgacatgttcatgtttgtttcttatacaaagttgtgaacgtttccaccaactggttacactcgttacactggtatcttctggaatgtatcttcattcatgcttaggaaggttcctcaaactggccagtaaatattgcctcatagtacttttggatgtttaaaaaaattaaaaccgtcagatactttaccatcaagagttttgaaatctgacactgatggcctgcattttgaagttatgctccagcatacctggaccttatggttctattaattttcttccgagttattgcactcagCAAAAAttctatgcttttaagttattttattatgctataacaaaaatgggtaaaataagagtgaattcatgcacccccaactcaaagacactgcagttaaactttgtttccgaACATTTGGATCACCCTGTACAAACAAAGGCAAAGGCTACTACAgatcaaaacttttttttaatcttgttagttaaatgaaaaatgtttcagatcattaagaacaaaaaaatcttcaaacgGAAAACCAACATTATTCCTTTTTCATGAAAATGGTAAACAGAATCAGACAGTGTTGAGATGCAGCAGGCAGGTATAAACATAGAT containing:
- the stard14 gene encoding START domain containing 14, which encodes MASILPGKEAFEDFRKQCLATENWLNKYDENGMQVWVEVAPANHKSHVPKVHKIKCKMTIKDVSAATMYDVIHDGQYRKKWDPVMYEGFDIARLSNNADVGYYSWVCPKLIKKRDVVTLRSWQKTDDEYIIMNFSVKHPEYPPKKDIVRAVSMLTGYFIKHTGPNSCTFIYLSQADPKGSLPKWVVNRASTRLAPRAMRCVHKAGRDYPEWKKQNSPNQKPWLYPEQSDLPMMDPAELSIQRADELENVDESFKVDAEDSEDSS